One Brassica napus cultivar Da-Ae chromosome A5, Da-Ae, whole genome shotgun sequence DNA window includes the following coding sequences:
- the LOC111209359 gene encoding AP2/ERF and B3 domain-containing transcription factor At1g51120-like has translation MDSLKETSHEANTTTDTSVSSDLRLAKRMKPTVSPTATTKYKGVVQQQNGHWGAQIYADHKRIWLGTFKSAAEAAAAYDSASIKLRSFDANSHRNFPWSEITVHEPDFQKSHTTEAVLNMIRESSYQQKFSDYLIVRSQMVAIANINIVGSKQRRGGGEESTKCFSCTELFHKELTPSDVGKLNRLVIPKKHAVKHLPFISERDEGETGGAVEDVEVVFYDRAMRQWKFRYCYWKSSQSFVFTRGWNGFVKEKNLKEKDVIVFYTCDVPSNFKTLEGQSNKFLMIDVDYFTDKGSVEPKEVNEMVHNVSEREMKTENFFGTKVEEETKSEVSKGGFMLFGVRIQ, from the coding sequence ATGGATAGCCTCAAGGAGACAAGCCATGAAGCCAACACAACGACAGATACTTCTGTCTCAAGTGACTTGCGCCTGGCCAAACGCATGAAACCTACTGTCTCCCCGACCGCGACAACAAAATACAAAGGTGTGGTTCAGCAACAGAACGGTCACTGGGGCGCTCAGATTTACGCAGACCACAAACGGATTTGGCTTGGAACTTTCAAATCCGCTGCTGAAGCCGCTGCTGCTTACGATAGCGCATCTATCAAGCTCCGAAGCTTCGACGCTAACTCGCACCGGAACTTCCCTTGGTCTGAAATCACGGTCCATGAACCGGACTTTCAAAAAAGCCACACAACGGAAGCTGTGTTGAACATGATCAGAGAAAGTTCTTACCAACAGAAGTTCAGCGATTATCTAATAGTAAGATCTCAGATGGTAGCCATCGCCAACATCAACATCGTGGGATCAAAACAGCgccgaggaggaggagaagaatcaaCCAAGTGTTTCTCTTGCACGGAGCTTTTCCACAAGGAACTGACACCGAGCGATGTTGGGAAGCTCAACAGGCTTGTGATACCCAAGAAGCACGCGGTGAAGCATTTGCCTTTCATAAGCGAGAGAGACGAGGGCGAAACAGGAGGAGCTGTGGAGGATGTTGAGGTTGTGTTTTACGACAGGGCGATGAGGCAATGGAAGTTTAGGTATTGTTACTGGAAGAGTAGCCAGAGCTTTGTCTTCACCAGAGGATGGAATGGTTTCGTCAAGGAGAAGAATCTAAAGGAGAAAGATGTTATTGTCTTCTACACTTGCGATGTCCCTAGCAATTTCAAGACTTTAGAAGGTCAAAGCAACAAATTCTTGATGATTGATGTTGATTACTTTACAGATAAGGGTTCCGTGGAGCCCAAGGAAGTTAACGAGATGGTTCATAACGTTTCtgaaagagaaatgaagacagaAAACTTCTTTGGCACGAAGGtagaagaagaaaccaaatcCGAGGTGAGCAAAGGAGGGTTCATGCTGTTTGGTGTTAGGATTCAATAG
- the LOC111207240 gene encoding non-structural maintenance of chromosomes element 4 homolog A, translated as MRMRRKVKRESEATGEGNGRRHVDESAKNKGVDDSVPTDEPPTQEEEQRISDRRILRSQYLALIHKISDSKDDLTRVDSDKFSRIFSEFENLHQKVQKPREQVADAEAFLDIANTIMSSVKSHSANGVSPADFVNALVNGFGQASLGVDETSPVSIKWKDLGLAVCSTAFVSSFGCSTMLGPMSTELKERKRAVYRKRTKPGEGVRPEEVDDIQSEEKTDTDKNMAIMFNILRQKKRVRLESLMLNRRSFAQTVENLFALSFLAKDGRVEIIVDKTGSHFALPRNAPAANLVMSGEVIYNHFVFRFDFKDWKLMSEMVPMGEELMPHREIAIASSSCPSDFPQDSQTTPIRKFSRNRGLVVQEDTVVEDSPDIEGDGTRKRCKRRLA; from the exons ATGAGGATGAGGAGGAAGGTGAAGCGAGAATCTGAAGCAACCGGCGAAGGCAATGGGAGGAGACATGTCGACGAGTCTGCGAAGAACAAGGGCGTAGATGACTCCGTCCCAACCGACGAGCCTCCGACTCAGGAAGAAGAACAGCGAATTTCTGATCGGAGGATTCTCAGATCTCAGTATCTCGCTCTTATTCACAAAATCAGCG attCTAAAGATGATTTAACAAGAGTCGATTCTGACAAATTCTCCAGAATTTTTAGTGAATTTGAGAACCTGCACCAGAAAG TTCAGAAGCCAAGAGAGCAAGTTGCAGATGCGGAGGCGTTTCTGGATATAGCAAACACCATTATGTCGTCTGTCAAGTCTCACTCTGCTAATGGGGTTTCTCCTGCTGACTTTGTTAATGCTTTGGTCAATGGATTTGGTCAGGCTTCTCTAGGGGTTGATGAAACTTCTCCTGTTTCTATCAAATGGAAGGATCTTGGGCTTGCTGTCTGCTCTACTGCTTTTGTATCATCATTCGGTTGTTCCACTAT GTTGGGACCTATGAGTACTGAACTGAAGGAAAGGAAAAGGGCAGTCTACAGAAAGCGTACAAAGCCTGGTGAAGGCGTTCGTCCAGAGGAG GTGGATGATATACAGTCTGAAGAGAAGACTGATACAGACAAGAACATGGCGATAATGTTTAACATCCTACGGCAAAAGAAGCGCGTGAGGCTTGAAAGTTTGATGCTCAACAGAAGATCATTTGCACAGACTGTAGAGAATTTGTTCGCTCTATCTTTCTTGGCCAAAGACGGACGAGTAGAGATCATTGTTGATAAGACCGGTTCTCATTTTGCCT TGCCGAGAAACGCACCTGCTGCAAATCTGGTGATGTCAGGGGAAGTCATCTATAACCATTTTGTGTTTAGATTTGATTTCAAAGACTGGAAG CTGATGTCTGAAATGGTGCCGATGGGCGAAGAGCTAATGCCACACAGAGAAATTGCAATCGCTTCATCTTCTTGTCCCTCAGACTTCCCACAAGATTCTCAGACAACGCCAATAAGAAAATTCTCGAGAAACCGAGGTTTGGTTGTACAGGAAGATACTGTTGTTGAAGATTCTCCTGACATCGAGGGGGATGGAACTCGAAAGAGATGTAAGCGGAGGCTCGCTTGA
- the LOC106429043 gene encoding uncharacterized protein LOC106429043, with the protein MNQTKWINVLLASELVKDYHREDISARCLMKIDISKAFDSVQWSFVLRSLAALGVPEKFIHWIKLCITTPSFSVQVNGELAGYFQSKRGLRQGCSLSPYLFVLCMNVLSHKIDKAAKEGKFKYHPRCKLLSLTHLCFADDLMVFVEGTKESVEGAISVFDEFAVWSGLSISLEKSTVYMAGVSETEKSRILTNFPLAVGSLPVRYLGLPLMTKAMRRLDYMPLLCADFLWSGPALKSTGAKVAWSDICKLKEEGDLGIRALKEVNIVYGLKLIWRMLSGVSLWGSWIKMYLLKGKSFWQVKDTTQIGSWMWKKMLKMRDLAKRFYWKEVGNGRHISFWYDKWSGKGVMIDYIGERGIVDMGIIRNATVEDAVLNVRRRRRHRITELNAVEEELLLLKDKLRINVEDISLWKRDSGFKESFSTHETWKLVREPKARCDWAVGIWFSKATPKFAFIAWLATLDRLSTMDRVSSWSQGVDTGILRSEFTNIWSDVMLLIMEGQSDKKRLFCIRYPFQACIHAVWRARNKDKTHLFKWTDKSVVEEIEDFQDLFDVLLVDNSEFQKSVRAGEAMMKCHESRIQEMEDAIAPCE; encoded by the exons ATGAATCAAACAAAATGGATAAATGTTTTGTTAGCTTCAGAGCTGGTAAAAGATTACCATCGAGAGGATATATCggcaaggtgtttgatgaagaTAGATATATCGAAGGCTTTCGATTCAGTTCAGTGGAGCTTTGTTTTGAGAAGCTTGGCTGCTCTAGGAGTACCGGAGAAGTTTATACATTGGATAAAGTTGTGCATCACTACTCCATCTTTCTCGGTGCAAGTGAATGGGGAGTTAGCGGGTTATTTTCAGAGTAAGCGTGGGCTAAGGCAAGGTTGCTCGTTATCCCCTTATCTTTTCGTCTTGTGTATGAACGTTCTCTCACACAAGATAGACAAAGCAGCAAAGGAAGGGAAATTCAAATATCATCCTAGGTGCAAATTGTTATCCTTAACTCACCTCTGTTTTGCGGATGATTTGATGGTATTTGTGGAGGGTACAAAAGAGTCAGTAGAAGGTGCTATTTCAGTGTTTGATGAGTTTGCTGTTTGGTCGGGGTTAAGCATTAGTTTGGAGAAGTCAACTGTTTATATGGCAGGAGTTTCGGAGACTGAAAAGAGTAGAATTCTGACCAACTTTCCGCTTGCAGTGGGATCTCTTCCGGTTCGGTATCTTGGCCTGCCTCTAATGACTAAGGCTATGCGGAGATTGGATTACATGCCATTG CTATGTGCGGATTTCCTCTGGTCGGGCCCGGCTCTTAAGTCCACGGGGGCAAAAGTTGCATGGAGTGATATCTGCAAGTTAAAGGAGGAAGGTGATTTGGGTATTCGAGCTCTTAAGGAAGTGAATATAGTCTATGGTTTGAAACTGATATGGAGGATGTTGTCTGGAGTGTCTCTTTGGGGAAGTTGGATAAAAATGTATCTGCTTAAAGGGAAAAGTTTTTGGCAAGTAAAGGATACAACTCAGATTGGGTCTTGGATGTGGAAGAAGATGTTAAAGATGAGAGACTTGGCGAAGAGGTTTTATTGGAAAGAAGTAGGTAACGGGAGGCATATCTCATTTTGGTATGATAAATGGTCGGGGAAGGGGGTGATGATTGATTATATTGGAGAGAGAGGTATTGTTGATATGGGCATCATTAGAAATGCTACGGTGGAGGATGCCGTTCTTAATGttaggagaaggagaaggcatCGTATCACTGAGCTCAATGCTGTAGAAGAAGAGCTATTATTACTGAAGGATAAGCTGAGAATTAATGTTGAGGACATTTCTCTTTGGAAAAGAGATTCGGGCTTTAAAGAAAGCTTCTCTACACACGAAACTTGGAAGCTAGTAAGGGAGCCAAAGGCTCGCTGTGATTGGGCGGTTGGCATCTGGTTCTCGAAAGCTACTCCTAAGTTTGCGTTTATAGCTTGGCTTGCAACTCTAGACCGGTTATCTACGATGGATAGAGTTTCTAGTTGGAGTCAAGGAGTGGATACG GGGATTTTGAGGAGTGAGTTTACTAATATCTGGTCAGATGTGATGTTATTGATTATGGAAGGGCAGTCTGATAAGAAGAGATTATTCTGCATCAGATATCCATTTCAAGCTTGTATCCATGCAGTGTGGAGAGCTAGGAACAAG GACAAAACCCACTTATTCAAATGGACTGACAAGTCAGTTGTTGAGGAGATTGAAGACTTCCAAGACCTGTTTGACGTGTTACTCGTTGACAATTCCGAGTTTCAGAAATCAGTGAGAGCTGGTGAGGCCATGATGAAATGCCATGAGAGTAGAATTCAAGAGATGGAAGATGCAATCGCACCTTGCGAATAG
- the LOC106429031 gene encoding uncharacterized protein LOC106429031 — protein MYLFMSFGLSVRGFCNAMRRVIIVDGTFLKNKYKGTLLVATAVDGNSNLYPIAFGVVDSENDDSWGWFFRQLKVVITDCQDLAFVSDRNVYISKAIGTVYPRSAHGICIHHLLTNVVSFFKTKGLTALVEKASRAYRYTEFQECITKIFDMSPELGRYLREADVRKWARSLFPGSRYHIRTMNPAESINSVLRIPREYPVIPLLDSIRELLTRWFYERRLLSSKHLDPLTAKVQRKIDRKIVKAKGFQVYKVDNFRSVVKGDIYDCHVDLERRTCICGKYDIGKIPCRHAIPAIYSRGMEVHRFTDTLYITAAWRTAYADSINPIAVLESEWNVPAEVKLAKVLPAKTRKSAGRPVKRRYESVEDKIASSQGSRKNKKHKCSCCGTEGHKRGTCDLPI, from the exons ATGTATCTATTTATGTCATTTGGGCTATCAGTTAGAGGATTCTGCAATGCAATGCGAAGGGTGATTATCGTTGACGGaacttttctgaaaaataaatacaaagggACACTTCTTGTTGCTACTGCTGTAGATGGTAACTCTAATTTGTATCCGATTGCATTTGGGGTTGTTGATTCAGAGAATGACGATTCATGGGGGTGGTTCTTCAGACAGTTGAAAGTGGTTATTACTGATTGTCAAGACCTAGCTTTTGTCTCAGATAGAAATGTGTATATTTCTAAAGCTATTGGGACTGTCTACCCTCGATCAGCACATGGAATTTGCATTCATCACTTATTGACCAATGTGGTCTCATTTTTCAAGACAAAAGGGTTGACTGCGTTGGTGGAAAAGGCTTCACGGGCATATAGGTACACTGAATTTCAAGAATGTATCACCAAAATTTTTGATATGAGTCCTGAGCTTGGAAGATATCTACGGGAGGCTGATGTGCGCAAATGGGCTCGTTCTCTCTTCCCTGGCTCCAGGTATCATATTAGGACCATGAACCCTGCAGAGTCTATAAATTCAGTTCTTAGAATACCTAGAGAATATCCGGTTATTCCTTTGCTTGATAGTATAAGAGAACTGTTGACTCGATGGTTCTATGAGCGTCGCTTGTTAAGCTCAAAGCATCTAGATCCTTTAACCGCTAAGGTGCAGAGAAAGATTGATAGGAAAATTGTGAAGGCAAAAGGATTCCAGGTTTACAAGGTTGACAACTTCAGATCGGTAGTAAAAGGAGACATATATGATTGTCATGTTGATTTGGAAAGAAGAACATGCATATGTGGTAAGTATGATATAGGAAAAATTCCTTGCCGACACGCCATTCCTGCAATTTATTCACGAG GTATGGAAGTGCACAGATTCACTGACACCTTATATATCACTGCAGCGTGGAGAACCGCTTATGCAGATTCCATTAATCCAATAGCAGTTCTAGAGTCTGAATGGAATGTCCCTGCTGAGGTTAAACTTGCAAAGGTTTTACCAGCAAAGACAAGAAAGAGTGCTGGTCGACCAGTAAAGAGAAGAtatgaatcagtagaagacaagaTCGCATCTTCTCAAGGATCAAGGAAGAATAAAAAGCATAAGTGCAGCTGTTGTGGAACCGAAGGACACAAGAGAGGAACATGCGATTTACCCATCTAG